In Malus sylvestris chromosome 16, drMalSylv7.2, whole genome shotgun sequence, the following are encoded in one genomic region:
- the LOC126607204 gene encoding probable sphingolipid transporter spinster homolog 2 isoform X3 has product MAESQQREKQQEQHHHQPPPPTPTPPSDPPNPVMSESPISDSPRYPSWFTPKRLLVMFCVINLINYVDRGAIASNGVNGSIGICDPSGICTAGTGIQGDFKLSNFEDGSLSSAFMVGLLVASPIFASLAKSHNPFRLIGVGLSIWTFATAGCGGSINFLTIAICRMLVGVGEASFISLAAPFIDDHAPATQKTAWLAMFYMCIPTGIALGYVYGGFVGSSFSWRYAFWGEALSMLPFCVLAFVMKPLELKGLAPADTRKTLEPIEATSPLIEDAFVRTGTSGGSKMVNVMTMNDSDVTEKASWPSPAKKSLSQLSRFSRDMKALLLDKVYVANVLGYVSYNFVIGAYSYWGPKAGYDIYHMNKPDLWFGAITIVCGILGTLAGGLILDAVTATIYNAFNLLSVATFLGAIFCFSAFCVRNLYGFVVLFALGELLVFATQQAPVNYVSLRCVTPSLRPMAMAVSTVSIHIFGDVPSSPLAGILQDHVKNWRITTLAVTSVLFLASGTWFLATRVVLTKMVRKKSPRLRQSKNHLKRTELREQKTLLKHKLTIVNACKLLVSSIRVYGVKRLIFFPVE; this is encoded by the exons ATGGCGGAATCACAACAACGAGAGAAGCAACAGGAGCAGCACCACCATCAACCGCCTCCTCCAACCCCTACTCCGCCGTCCGATCCTCCCAACCCAGTTATGTCGGAGAGCCCCATCTCAGACTCACCTCGATATCCATCATGGTTCACCCCCAAAAG GTTGCTCGTGATGTTCTGTGTGATTAACTTGATTAATTATGTCGATCGAGGAGCAATAGCCAGCAATGGTGTCAACGGTAGCATTGGGATTTGTGATCCTAGCGGCATTTGCACCGCGGGTACCGGAATTCA GGGAGATTTTAAATTGAGCAATTTTGAAGACGGCTCTCTGTCATCTGCATTTATGGTTGGGCTTCTTGTGGCCTCACCCATCTTTGCATCGTTGGCAAAGAG TCACAATCCTTTTAGGCTGATTGGAGTTGGATTATCTATTTGGACATTTGCCACAGCCGGGTGTGGTGGTTCAATTAACTTTTTGACCATTGCAATATGTCGCAT GCTGGTTGGAGTTGGTGAGGCATCTTTCATTAGTCTTGCAGCACCATTCATCGATGACCATGCTCCTGCAACTCAG AAAACAGCATGGCTTGCTATGTTTTACATGTGTATACCAACTGGAATTGCCTTGGGCTATGTTTACGGCGGATTT GTGGGATCCAGTTTCAGTTGGCGTTATGCATTCTGGGGAGAGGCATTAAGTATGCTTCCATTTTGTGTATTGGCTTTTGTGATGAAACCATTGGAGTTGAAAG GTCTTGCTCCTGCTGACACAAGAAAAACTTTGGAACCTATTGAAGCAACTAGTCCTTTAATTGAAG ATGCGTTTGTAAGGACAGGAACTTCGGGTGGATCTAAGATGGTCAACGTAATGACTATGAATG ATTCAGATGTCACAGAAAAAGCTTCTTG GCCAAGCCCTGCTAAAAAGTCTTTGAGCCAACTCTCAAGATTCTCAAGAGATATGAAAGCGCTTTTGCTCGATAAAGTTTATGTTGCTAATGTCTTAG GTTATGTGtcatataactttgtcattgGAGCCTACTCGTACTGGGGACCAAAGGCTGGTTATGACATTTATCATATG AATAAGCCAGATTTGTGGTTCGGAGCTATTACAATTGTTTGTGGAATTCTGGGGACGTTAGCTGGAGGGCTCATCCTTGATGCAGTGACTGCCACAATTTATAACGCTTTTAAT CTTCTCTCTGTTGCAACATTTCTAGGCGCAATATTTTGCTTCAGTGCCTTCTGTGTAAGGAACTTGTATGGTTTTGTTGTTCTCTTCGCATTGGGGGAGCTCCTTGTGTTTGCAACCCAG CAGGCTCCAGTTAATTATGTGTCTCTGCGGTGCGTGACACCAAGTCTTAGGCCAATGGCTATGGCTGTCTCAACTGTTTCAATCCACATCTTTGGTGATGTTCCTTCCTCGCCTCTTGCTGGAATACTCCAG GACCATGTTAAAAATTGGAGGATAACAACTCTTGCTGTGACATCTGTTCTGTTTCTTGCGTCTGGAACATGGTTCCTAG CAACAAGGGTAGTTCTGACGAAGATGGTAAGGAAGAAGTCTCCACGGTTGAGACAGTCAAAAAACCACTTGAAGAGAACAGAACTGAGGGAGCAAAAGACCCTGTTGAAGCATAAATTGACTATAGTGAATGCTTGCAAGTTGCTTGTTTCATCTATAAG GGTATATGGAGTGAAACGACTAATTTTTTTCCCAGTTGAATGA